Genomic DNA from Rana temporaria chromosome 1, aRanTem1.1, whole genome shotgun sequence:
cgcaaataacttgtgaaatacacagtgaaacaaatatataaagaaatatagtcccaataatagaaaaataatctttcataaaaatgtctttgatatgtgaagtgaaaaaaagtccaaagcatgcagcatgaacgtgttcaatcttcaaggtgtttgattgacaaacggctgtgacagatggatagagtaaagaatcaccaccaatgcaaaacactttttattttctattgtaaaatatcaagaatattctgagccaatcagagtgctccttccgcatttgccaaatattcgcaattattttgtattgtaaaatatcaagaatattctgagccaatcagagtgctccttccgcatttgccgaatattcgcaattattttgtattgtaaaatatcaagaatattctgagccaatcagagtgctccttccgcatttgccgaatattcgcaattattttgtattgtaaaatatcaagaatattctgagccaatcagagtgctccttccgcatttgccgaatattcgcaattattttgtattgtaaaatatcacgaatattctgagccaatcagagtgctcctacagcatttgttgaAATTGctcagtaaatatcgcattcgcattttgcgaaatttcgaaaaaatatcaagaatattctgagccaatcagagtgctcctaccgcagttatcgaaaattcgcaattattttcgcattcgcaatagcgaaaattcgcaatcatttcatttcgataaaatatcacgaatattcgaatttagcgaatatatctcgaatattcgactatatattcgagatatatcgcgaaatcgaatatggcgtattctgctcaacactatgtgccaacaccctgtcctgATAGCACCCAATTTTTCAAAAGAGttcattgtccaaactgatgcttccgatgtaggattgggagctgtgttgtcacaggttgttcatggtgaggagcacccagtagtctttCTCATtaggaagttgacaccagcagagaaaaactacgctataattgaaagagagtgtctggccattaagtgggctctggagtccctcagatatAACCTCTTAGGGAGGAAGTTTAGGttgatttctgatcatgcccctttaacatggatgaggcaaggtaaagggactaatgccaggattacccgTTGGTTCCTGTCGCTCCATaaatttaagtttgtagtggagcataggcccgggagaccgcatcaaaatgcagatgccctctcccgagtccattgtttgagctccactgttgcctccacccccttggcgttggggcacaggggggggatatgtacaggatgccgtggctgggtcctggaaggacgctatatttcccctctgtttggactgtggtccctttaagggaacaTAAAGGGTTAACACTCCTGTCCAAGGAAGTGGTTTAAAGCAAGACAGGAAGTTGTAGGTGAAAGTGGAGGAGTATAGTGGAGAttgtgcatggtgaatggtggacaaggaaaagctgtgaaagctgtgaaagcacttggcagtgtcctgcctggaagcctgctatctggggaacttacctgcaaggactgtttaactgcgatagcagttctgagctctacaagtcggtgagactggtatttcttttgttttgctgctgtgaagcTATTTCAGTTTAATacacctcagttttgatttaaaagcctgtgtcctgcgatgtaGCTGGTTCCCCgaactttacaatatatatatatatatatatatatatatatatatatatatatatatatatataaaatataaaacttaTTAGTATTCATACTGTTTACACCATGCTGGCTCTGCATAAGAGGCATTAACAAATGTGCTCTAGCAATTTTTAATGTACCTTTAAATTATGAAATAATTAGCATACTATTTTCAGCACCAAATTTAAAAACtggcaaaaaacttcaaaaaactccaAATTCAAAAACTGGCACTGGCAAAAATGGAACTGAAGAAACAAACTGGTTAGAACCATATGGAGCCCACAGTGGCTTTAGCAGTACATAGTACAGTTTTAGACCATAAGAGGTCATATTTAAAGCTATTATTTGACTTTAGTGTTGGATTTCCCAAATATGAATGACAATAAGATGTGTGCACTATTTACATTTAGATTTTTTCTCAGAAATGGCAACTTCCACATGATCTCTTGAACTTCTTTGTTCCTCAGACAGTATATTATTGGATTCAGTAAAGGTGTTATCACTGTGTAGATAACAGACACAAGTTTGTTGGAATTCACAGATCTAATCCTGCTTGGTCTGGCATACATAAAGAGAGTGGCCCCATAGAATATAACGACCACAACCAAATGAGAAGCACAAGTGGAGAATGCCTTCTTACGACCAGTGGAGGTTGAGATGGATAGAATGGTGGCCAGAATACAGCTGTAGGATATACATGTGAGCAACAGGGTGACTAGAAGCATTAACAATGCAAGTATAAAGTCAACAAGCTCAGCCAACCTTCTGCCTGTGCAGGCAAGATTAAGAATAGGAGATATATCACAGTAAAAGTGATTTATAACATTAGTGTGACAAAACTCTGCCTGGGAAATGTAGTAAACTTTGATAAAAGATATGATGAAACCTATAAACCAGGAGCCCAAGGCAAGGAAGACACATGAGTTCCAGTTCATGGTGGTGACATAATGCAAAGGACTACAAATGGCCACATAACGGTCAATGGCCATAACAGTCAGCAAAACACACTCTGTGCACACCAAAGCAATGAAGAAATAGAGTTGTGTCATACAACCAGTAAGTGAAACTTTATTACTGCCAACAGCAAATATTGCAAGAAGCTTGGGCACTGTGACAGTAACATACCATATTTCCAGAAATGCCAGGTTTCCAAGAAATAAATACATTGGTTTGTGTAGCTTAGAGGTGGTCCAGATAAGGGTTATAATAAGCAGGTTTTCTAGAATGGTTAAAAgataggtggaaaaaaaaatgaagaaaagaaGCATCTGAACTGGTTGAGAAGTAGGAAATCCTAGTAAAGTAAATGTTTTGATACTTCTTGTAATATTTGCGTAGTCTTCCATTATCCAACattttttctgtaaaataaatGTCAGCAAATCATTGATTAATTCAACAATTTGGAAATGGTAGCCACTTCATTATGTGAAAATTATGATTTTACccacaagaaaaataaataaagatgatAAATTACTGAAACCAGCTGTAGATATCTGAGTTTGATATCTGATTGTAAACATGCAGACATAAACTGATTGTCAAAGTCTATACTTTAGTCACAGTTTGGCAATCAACAGTTGCAAAAGCATTCCTGTTTAAGTTATGCAGGAAGGGAGACACTGTACAGCCCCAGTGTTCAAGCAATAGAGAccagacatttttgtttttaccctGTCTTATCTCTTTTCCTCAAGTCCTGTTGGCTAAAGCTGTCAATAGACATGAAGATGAATTCAGCCAAATCAGGTGATTGTCATCTCTGTCCTTGGACACTAATAGCTGGTATAAACATTGTATAGTATATATAGATATTGTTTCAGAGCATTGGATATAGAGCCCACAAAATAGCATTTGGTATTTCCGCAagacagttcaaattttgtttcatCTTGTGTGATGACTGATAGTACCTAccttttaatctttaatgtgttcATAAGACAGGAGATTGGTCTATAATGGCCAAGCAGTGATATTAAATCTAAAACCAATCCTCTTTATCGACAATTCTATTGAGTGGAATCTGcaaatgaaaaattaataaaCTTATATAGTTTTATAAGCATGTTTTGTATACCTGAAATCAATATACTTAGTGTTACTTTTAATATGTCTCTGAAGCAATTACGGTAAATTGTGATCTATTTGATAGTATGCTCAAGGTTTTTTTCTTGTACTGTATCTAAATGCATCTCTAAGTAGTCATTACAGTTAGCTATTATCATTAAACTTGTACTTGCTCAACTTTAGCCACAAATATGTCAAATAAAGGCCATTACACTGTATTTTGTTTAAAGGGAATAGATACAatagttaatatttttttttgcaaaaaaaattccgGCAACTATGCAGTAAATAAGAAATAGTGTATATGAATATTGTGTAGTCTTTCACTCAAGAAGCAGGTGGAGCTTTTCACATGCTTCCCTCTTTCTTCTCTTGCTCCTCTGTTGTGTAACACATGTTTGCAGAGCTAAACATCTTTAAAATCTCTGAAAGGAAGAGGGTTGAACTTGGATGCAGCCTCCAGCGGGGACACCGCGAGcctcgtttgcaggtaagtgtcacataatgtgctagtatgtggtgcatactagcacattatgctttttCTTTGCATTGaacaaaaaaggaagtaaaacccattagggtttacttccCCTTTAACCTGTTGtttgtattgtgtgtttcacTCAACTTGCTGGGTTTATATCTCTTGTGTAATAAAGAGTGAAATGGTAAATAGCAGCCATGATGTGGAGTAAATTCTAGCATTTAAATTTTATTACAAAGAATATTGGATATCAAAAGGCAATCATTTCTAGGTCATGTCTGCTTAATTAGGATATAATTTGTAGCCTATATTATAACACATTTTAAAAGGCTTCAAAACTAACAACAAACGGACATTACACTAAAAGCAGAGAACAATACTTAAAAATGTTACTATTAGTTATGATATATAAAAACTGTCATTGCAATTCACCGATTTTACTCCAGAACAGTATCACATGAATTATTATAAATTACCTTGGTTCCAGTGATGAAGATTagcaacaacatttttaaaaaaaaaaagtatatatttaattATCAACTATTCTATCAAAATAAACACCACATGTCATCATTTCTACAGTAAGAGGGATTATTGTTCTTTCATATACTAAGTTACAAATATAGATCTATTTatcctctttttttaaaaaagctgaCAGTTTCAGTTCATTGATCATTGGTCACAAGTTTCATTGTTAAAGAAGTTTGTCTCTAGCCCAGTGGAATAAAATCTGTCCAGTTGCCAAAAAtattgttacagctttaaaaacatTATAAGAACAATTGAGAACTTTCCATTAaactattttgtttttccttgttgcaagtgcactaatacagttacaataacctcaaaatatttaaaaaatgataatttgaaaataatataatttgaaaataataaaaaattttgaaaatgatACTAAGTTACACAATTTGAAAGTGTGGCTATAATAAATGCATGGTGTCTGAAAATTAACCGTGTATTAATTTCCTTCTTAAAAGCAAAATGCACTAGTTTTTCTGGGCCCAACTATGGGTAAAACAACATATAATGCACACATTTGTGGTATCACTATGCATATCAGAAGGATCATTTATCTTGGGCTAATTTTTGATAATAAGTCATGGCAATGGCCCCAAACATACAACTAATGAGAAACATTTATGGGATAATGCAATTTtcctttccccccttcccctcctacAAAAATAGTCATGGCAATGGCCCCAAACATACAACTAATGAGAAACATTTATGGGATAATGCaattttcctccccccccccccccacaaaaatatttctgaaaaaaacaaagggggTCAAAACTCAAGCTGTACCACAAGATAAATATTTTGTTGAGTCTTAATGGCAAGATGGTAATTTGGAGGGGTAATTTTGTCAATTAGACACCACAAAGTATTCATAACGAATGCATGATGCCTGAAAATTACATTCAGATTAACTACCCCCTCAAAGGTGAAATGCACGTGATTTTTTCTGGCCCTGCTATGTGTAGATACAAATAAtgcacacatatgtggtatccggACGCATACCAGGGTTGTTATTTTTTTAGAGTGGGTTATGGCAATGTAAATGAACAGGCTGCTATGGTTTTACCGTTTTGGGCCAGTTTTTCTTtgataatgaaacaaaataaggaATCATCCACTATCAAAAATGAAagtccaatttgtcctgaaaaaaataagTTGTTGTTCTCCTTGATACACCAAGTAGTTGCAATGATATATACAGTTTAACAATAAATTAAATGCAAGCAGCAGAAGAACCTAAATTTGATTCAGTATCAGCCTTTTTCAATCCGCTGTACAGCAGAGTTCAGACTGAGAGAAAGAGAAGCACCAAATggagccaatcagttgtgctgtAGTTCTCATATGCTAACAAGAAGCATATTGATAGGAGCAAAAAGCAAACTAACAAGAGATGAGCTTGTCAGTCTGTTGCTTTTTCTTCCACTGTTCAGTCACAGGTTGGGGTGTGGGAAAGATTATTAAGCCTACTGGGCCAATTCTGAAACTTCTCTTATATACTGTATGcaaaaataagtgtttttttgtttttttttgcttgaaaattacttagaacccccaaacattcaatattttttagcagagactagagaataaaatagagattgttgcaattttttatgtcacgcactatttgtgcagcagttttttaaacacatatcttttggaaaaaaatagctttaatgaatgcaaaataaaaaaacacattatataaCCTATTTATTTTGGAAAATATGAAAGTTGCTGTTACTCCAAGTaactagatacccaacatgtcatgctttaaaattgtacaCGCTTGTGTAATAACGGCAAACCatggtactgtatatactcgagtataagccgagtttttcagcacattttttaataaacttaTATAGTTTTATAAGCATGTTTTGTATACCTGAAATTAATATACTTAGTGTTACTTTTAATATGTCTCTGAAGCAATTTTTCTTGTACTGTATCTAAATGCATCTCTAAGTAGTCATTACAGTTAGCTATTATCACTAAACTTGTATTTGCTCAACTTTAGCcacaaatatgtaaaataaaggcCATTACACTGTATTTTGTTTAAATATGGTAAAGGGAATAGATACAAtagtcagggctcaaaatttcaagtcctgagctactagccaggcttcaagagttactcgccaccagttgccccacctaattcatacactgccctgcgcctaattgcacccgtaaacacgccctcgtagattatctcatagaatgacaatgttttatgcagaatcaagttacaaaattaaatattaccaacaacaactttaacaaactgggacagggcactgggggcagaccagaggggcagggcactgggggcagaccagagggacagggcactggggtcagaccagagggacagggcactagaactgggtatcttccccattctcttgctgtctcctctgcaactcccatccatcctctctctctcccatttatctcatcatcaggagcctgtgtgtgcagctccacgcttgcatgtccccacttccccttttattcaggctggcagagaggagaagagctgcagcacagcgggagggagtacaatccagtgctgagatccacacaactgcatagccattgacaccatagcacagcgcacactgacagcgcacagcacacattgagaccagtctgttcacagtgctcaggctaa
This window encodes:
- the LOC120947162 gene encoding olfactory receptor 6B1-like, translating into MEDYANITRSIKTFTLLGFPTSQPVQMLLFFIFFSTYLLTILENLLIITLIWTTSKLHKPMYLFLGNLAFLEIWYVTVTVPKLLAIFAVGSNKVSLTGCMTQLYFFIALVCTECVLLTVMAIDRYVAICSPLHYVTTMNWNSCVFLALGSWFIGFIISFIKVYYISQAEFCHTNVINHFYCDISPILNLACTGRRLAELVDFILALLMLLVTLLLTCISYSCILATILSISTSTGRKKAFSTCASHLVVVVIFYGATLFMYARPSRIRSVNSNKLVSVIYTVITPLLNPIIYCLRNKEVQEIMWKLPFLRKNLNVNSAHILLSFIFGKSNTKVK